Sequence from the Nymphaea colorata isolate Beijing-Zhang1983 chromosome 9, ASM883128v2, whole genome shotgun sequence genome:
ACTACGCAGGCTACTTGAATTATTAGATATTATTGCACTTAATAAGGTTCTTAACTTCTTTAGCATATGATTATAGTCACAAGGGTAACTTTCAAGTTTGGCAACAGGGGGGAGGGGGTGTGGTTGAACCTTGGGTTTCCTTTCGGGATTTGCAGTACTGAAAACTTAGGGTATCTTAAGATGTACAAAGGGCAACTGAAATATAAGAGTGGAAGCCTGAAAACCCAAGAAATGACCTCAAAAAATGTGTAACTTGCAGCGTCTTTGGCAGACAAGTAAATGCCTTTGGTCAAGAAATCTGACTTCCACCCCACCCACCATCCTTGAAACTAACCAAAATAGTTTATTTAATTAGTTTGTATCGAACTCATAGATGCCCAAAACtatgtctatatttttaaaacaaaaggtTTGAATTGGACTTTTATCTCGTTCCTGTAATATGATTAAACAAATGACACGGACTGAAGAGCTACATTACATGGATCACCAGGTTTTTTAATGAGGGGCTGCAGGATCTCAGAGGCTGCTACTTATGGGGTTCCTCACACATGAACATGCTTATCAAAGGGTGTGGGACTTCAACTCAGCAGATTCCCTAGTTTAGAAAACCGTGGAATTGTGCTTCTGCGACTAGGGCAGTAAAACTATTGGCAAttgaaggaagaaggggaagtGGGCAGTGATTAAAAAGGACAAGGCGGTCCAAGTAAATAGCGTCCCAAACTATAGAGGTTAAAAAATatagcatgtgtgtgtgtgagagagagagagagtcagttTGACCTGCTATGTATGATCAAAGTCGTGCCTTATCAACATGTAATAGAGTAGTGTGCCTATGAGCTTTGTAATTTCCTTCACGAGCTCTCCATTACCTTCCTTTCTGGAGTTACAATTGCGCTACAAGCACTGTAAGCTACCAAAACTTGTCTGTTAGGTAGAGGCAACAGTTCAACCATAGCCAACATTTGAAATCAGAAGGGATGGGAACTTTCAGTCAACTGTTTTTgatcctcatcctcctcctgAATGGAAATGCATGCGTGGATTcgagaatatttttatttggtAAGTTGGTTTCTTTCTCAATGATAATTCGTTTCCTTCGCAATCTTGTGTCAACTCATTTGAGTTTTATCTACTTTGTGCTCACAGAATCGGAAACCAATCAAGCAGCTGTGCATAAAAGGGGTTTAGCGGGCAGTCGTCATCAACAAGAGATGAGTTTCTCCCATGTATAATAGTAGATGACATTACAGAATTAAGTTTTatgttgcttctttttttttccactgttAGATAAGCATATTTTGTAtaaacttttttgtttaatatttcCTTGTGGTGCATCAGGGTATGAAGTGTGACCGCATGATGATGGACATAAAGAAATGCAATGAAGGGAAGGCTGCTGGAACTGATCAGAGAGCGTTTGATTCCGAGGACTATATCTACACCAACTCGAGACCATGAAGGTGGTGGAAAAGAAAGCTATAGATGGTTTTAGCTGTCCTTTGGcttccagaaaattttggtctttttgggtcGAATGTTCTTCATCTGCACCAGGCGAAACAGGGCTATAGCCCTGTGCATGGGGAGGTGATtctataaagtgtttctttaaTGATAGTTAACTTTGTCTCACTTGTCAGTTGTAGCTACGTGCGCTTATATAGTCCACAAGTCTCAGTTCCATGACAATGGAACATATTGATTACGTTAAGAACTTAAGACCAAGATTGAATtcataaaatctgaaaaatagATTGCTGCCTGTATATACATAAAGTTGGAGGTAACTCGGCTGTAAGTTTTTGTGAATCCGGTTTCCTCCCAATTGTGTGAATATGCATATAGAAAACATACTTTTCAAAGTCCAAATGAGAAACGGAGAtctcccaaaagaaaaaaaaaataaaaaggaaaagtttcaTTTACCGTAAGTGCTATTTTTGCTGCCATTGATAATGTCCCCTGAAGTAGTTGCTGCATTACAATAGGCAGTAACAGAGAAGGGTCACCAAACTAGGAAACCAAAGGAAGCAGGTCCGGCATGGATCTTAGGGGTCTGGAGCTTCAATCTTCTTAAATGTAAGCATTCCAGATAACAGGCTTGGAGTTCTCGAACTAGATATGCCATATGGAACGTCGAAGGCCAGGTCAGAGAAGAAGCTATTTTCACTTAAGCAGGAATAGAATAACGGAAccttctttctgatttttctagGCAACTCCAGAACTGCTTATGTTGACTGAACGAAGTGGTACAGATTTCTTAAACACATAAATTTATAGGCAATTAATTGGGTCCGAATTTATTCATTACTTTATGTATCATCTATATACAAAAAATCGATCTTATCCGTTGAAAATGTAGGGCCGTTATATGTAAGATGCATGAGCAGATCTAACCTTTTCAGCTTCTCATACTTCCCATATTTACTTTTCGCCTAGCAATTTTCCTTTCCCGCACAAGTTCCAACCCATAATAGTTCAAGATCATGAGCATAAAGCTTCACATCTGAATTCCATTAAGGGTTGTTGCTTCAACAAAACAATTTAAGCAAAAGGAAATCCCAAAAATAAAGTCTCAGTGGATCATCTTCCCCTTCAAGGAAAAGTACCAGGAAACAGATGAAAATCATTAATCACGTTCACCTCGGCAAATATTTCGAAGTACCAGTTAATTGATAGGAAGAAATACACCACGTACACCTTATAAAAGTTACAAACACCCAAAAAACCTAATAAATGGCTCAGAAGCCATATCTTTGTTCAATGGCCCAACCAACAGATCTGGCACATTTCATTACAAGCTCTAGACATTAGCTCTATCGTTTAGTATATGCTGACCACTCAATGCAGCGCAAAAGCAGATAACTGTGCAATGAGCTCTGACTGCGGCAGAGTAGTTACACAGCAGCCAGTAGTAAAATGTCTCGTTCACCAAAACCATTCACCTTGAGCATCTACAACTTTAACATTGGTAGGCACGAGAGGCATGGTGCCATAAAGTGCAATGAAATCATTAAGGCACTTATTTCTTGCCCTGCTATGCCCTTTCAGGCTGCTGATCCCAGATGAACCAATCTCGTAAATCTTTCCTGCAACAAGACATGAAAATCAATCAGTTTTGTACTGCACAAAACTCTCCCAGCAACAAAGACGAAGATTTATTACCGGCATAGACAGAGGCCAGCATTAAAAGACAAGTCCACagcaaaaattattttcatccaTACATTGATTAAATAGTattggtttgattttatagaaCGGAATGTTGAATAAAATGAATATAACATTCGTTTataattagaaaacaaaaaactaatgCTCCTCAATCCATTCAATGTAGATATTTTGACCAAGGCAACATGCCAAGTCCGTTTTCTTGAATTAACATGCCAGTAAATTTTCCACAAAATTGTGGCTTTAACATGCCTATATTAGCTGTTACCTTTGACCCAGATTGGAGGAATCCCAGTGGCATTAGCTACAAGTAAGGACATTGCAATATCTTCACAATTTCTGCAAGTGAAACATCTCCCAATTGACAAGAATAAGAAAACAACCTGAactatgaaaaagaaacaaagacatGAAGAAAGTAACCACCTTTCTTGAGTGACATAATCGTGAATAGATGTGGGCATCCTGTATGTGTACAAGTCCAAGTATTTTCTGTGAAAAAATGCAGCTTTTGATAGAACCATACTGTAAGTGCCCATCCACCAAACTGACCACCAACCACCATATTTGTAGTATGCCGTGGAAGCATTCTGAAACAGTACAAGTTTATCTCATAAAAAACTTGtgaatgcaaataaaataactgGATGAAAGTTGCAATATTGTAATAATAAAGACAAGTATAATTATCTTTAAAACTTGCTAATGCATTCTCCTAGGTGATTTTGAAATTATCCAATTATTCCTACCTGTGGCAGCTAAGGCTATTCGCTTAGTTGTTCATCCACCTAGCACATAATCAGGACATTTAGTATTCTTGTACCAAGAACTGGTGATTTTCAGACTAAATCTAGGCAAACATTATTGGGCTTCAAATAGTTAGTCATGTCcacaaatatatcaaattttattgAAGATCAATTTGAATCTGCTTTTAGGACATACCAAACAGCTTAAGCCACATAAACTGTTCAACAAAATGTTTCCTTATAAAATGGCAAGAGTAGTTCAATAGCATAACAATCCAAAATAAACTGTCGGATTTATTTTGTTTGGAAAGAACAGAAATTATGATAATACATATGTATCACTGTCACAactgaaataataataataacaataacaataaaaagCCTCATCAAGTATTAGCACAAGAACTGGAGAAGAATGCTATCCCAAGCTGCTATGGGATTTGAAGATTAGCAGGTCTTACATACATGTAGTTATGGAAAAATAGATCTCTTTTATCTTTCGAGAATAGTTGATATCTTCATGATCTTTCATGTTACTGGGAACTTATTAAAACAATATCATGTGAAACTTGACTGTTTCTGGGCTAATGAAATTTCTGGCCTTTTAGATGGATGGCGACATTTTCTAGTTTAACGTTACCTACCAAAGAGGATATACTTTCACCACAATTGTCCAGGTTAGAATTTTGTCGTTTCTGTTAGATTCCAGAAGAAACATATGTCAAGCTCTACTGCTTCAGTAGTTTTCTAGAAATTACTGCTTCGAGCATGCATTGATTCCAGGTATTCTAAACAATATCCTTGATCAGGCAACAAAAGGTACTGGTTAAGCAGTTAACCCCATATATGCAGACCATGAgaagtagaagaaaagaaaagatcacAAACATCCACTAGGGGAGATCATGAATCAAAGTAACCCTGGTTATATCTGGCCTTCATAATTAGAAAATTGGCTCTGTCAAAACAAGCCAGGTTACTGCCTGATCATGTGAATTTTAAATGAGAGATTGTTAGCATAAGTTAAAAAAGGATGATATTTAGATGGATGAAAAAGATTCGGTTCAGTTTGACTTGACAGTATCATAACATGAAACATGAGCTACATATCTGTAAATGACAACcttgaaaacaataaataaagaaaagaacatagaAGAAGTATATTGCACCTCTTCATCCAACCAATGCATGCGGGGAACAAACCCAACCATCGTGTTAGAAGCACTCTGCCACACTGTAGAAGCAAAATCCAAAGTCTTACAAGGAACAATAACGTCATCATCAACTGAAAAAATTGCTTCAGTTCTGAGGTCCTTGATGGGCTTAAATCTGTTATTCAAATTATCTTCTTCATTCAAGTCAAACCTCAAATTTGGCTTATGAGCACTCTGAGACTTCGCTTCCACAATTTTCCTAAGATACATTTTAAGATCCTCAGATGGAGGATCACTCTCACTCCATACAACATGTATTGCATCTGTACCAATGCAGGAAGCATAATGTGCAACAGATTGCTTGAGAAGCGAATTACGTTTCCAAGTGTTTATGAGTACTGTATATCCACCCCTGCAGCAAGAATAAGGCAATCACTTTTGTAGAATAAATAGCATGAAACTAACCTAGGAACTATTGGCAACCAAATGATAATAACAGGAACATGATAACACAAGCAACGGTAGAGACAGGATATCTCATCCAACTTTCGAATTATTGCCATATTAACTTTATGTCAATGAGGATGTGCCATCGCACAACATCCTATTCCATATAGTACAGAACCATACTATCAGCAGGATTTGGAAGGGCTCAATTTAACTACAGCTTCACACAGTACGGCAATACTCCTATAAAAAGTTAAGAAACATTAATAGGTAACAGCAAAACTCAGTCATCTCCACAGACAACTAAAACTTAACTGCAAATCTAATTTTTTACCACAAATGAAATTATTTGAATAATCAAGAAGGATACACAAAATATGGCGACCACTCAACAAGTTCTACCTGCTGAATGCTGAAAATACATACAAGAAGTAACCAGGTTCAAATGGATCTGTTTTCTCGGTTCCCTATCGCATATACAGCTATCAGTTAGGCAGGTTTAACATCTCAATTGAGAAGCCGTAGCAAATTGGTTTTCCCGAATAAGGTTTCGTTGACATCGCCCCATACCCTGAACTTTCTTATCATTTTTGACATGACACACCTTCAATAAACGAAATACAAGTCTAACCAAACAAATTAGACATCTGAAACAGCTTCAAGGCCAGTGTGAACACAAGACAAATTTACCGCCGATAATTCTATAACTTACAATGTGACAAATAACCGTCAAATATCCTAGTGACCATAACCAAGAACAGAAACCATCATCCATGAAAGCGATAGATTTCCATCAACACGGCCCCGTAGGACGAGCTGAGTATGCAATCAGATCACCACCAAATCCAAAGGAataatcaagtaaaaaaaataagagaagcGTGAAGGAAGGGGAACAGTGCGAGAAGGCGTACTTTGCCGGAGAAACGGAACTGGACCGCCAGCCCATCAGAGAGGCCGTCCTGCCGGCTAAGAGCAGAACGGCGAAAAGCATGCAGATGGGGAGGAGCAGCTTGATCCTCGCAGCGGCTGCAGAAACCAGGATCTGCCGGATCCGGCGGAGCGGCTGCCACCAACGTCCATTGTAGCTGTAGGCTCCTCTGTTAGCTGCTTTCTCCTTGGCAGGAGAGTACAAGCCACCTCCAATGGCGATTCCCACGCCACCAACATTGCAGGCATTACTATTCCCGACACTCAAACCCATCTTAGAAGACATGGCTCGCCCCCATCAAGAACATCCACGAATACCTACAGCCTACCTCCCCAAAAACACCGACcctccctgtctctctctctagaaaaaAAGAATCACTGGTCTTCTTAGTTctcctttgttgttcttctcCAGACCTTCCTTCCCGCTGGGGTTATGGAATTCGAGGGACTCCGTGAAGAAACGAAGGAAGACGGATCGAGAAGAGGTGGGAAGCGAGGCGAGTGGCGCAGGGGAAGCGCGGGCGGTTCCCTTCCCTTCCGGTCTGCCTCTTTTTAGCTCCATGTGCTTGTGAATGTTATGAACTGGTACGGAAGAGGAAACCCATCTGGCGGGCCCCACCAACTGCCTCGGTTGGCCTTTTCTGTCTTTTCGCTTCGTGTAATGTAAGAAGTCCATTGCTTAATGCATAATATGTTGCTATTTTTAGAGGAAATAACTATATACGGTTGGATCCTTACCAAAGACTAAAAAATATCGTAATATCAAATATCTATCAGTAACTTCCGTAATATACTTGTttcgaaaacaaaaaaaatctttaaaagcggttttgtatatttatttttcatatgcaCATTATGAATACGAAGATTTTCTTCCGAAAACATAAAGATTTAACATATGTGTTGCTGAACTTTAACAAAAAGAGATGTTGCCCATAGATTACAACTTTTTAAAATCGTAAGCAGTAAAAACTTGTGGTGAGAGAGAAATGGTATGGTTGTCTACATTGAAGACTTCAAATTAAGTCGTTAACTCAATAGTGTCGctgcatagtttttttttctcttcttcactaCTTAACTCATCTCTGAAATCTGAATTAATTTGGTCTCCTGCATTGATTTTATACCTCATAGGGCACCAATCTTGCATACTCTTTTGGGCATATTCATTCTACACAGACCATTTGGGTTGCACATAGGAAAAGTAAGTCTTGTACACCTTCAATAGAATTAGGAAGTGTTTTTATATGAGGAATTGTAAAAACTGCACCTGGTAGCTTAGGACAAGCCAAGATCTAGAAACAGTTAAAAaatctgttttaatttttaaaacagatACATAAAActataacatattgttactgttaCCAAACAACTCGTAAAGATACTTTCTTatagacaagaaaaaaacaaaacctatTTAGCTCTTGGAATGACATTTGTTTTACAAATAActttattttcacttgtttacAATTCCATTACCATCGATTTTGTCTAATATCTTTGCTCTCTTGAATCACCCTATAGAGATTTGCCCATGATTCTCTCACCTTTGAAAGTGACAGCATTGACAATTATGAAAGTCAGTGCCCAATCGTCTAAAAAATACTTGGGAAAACATGCTTAATCAAACATAATCTCTCCACCGAGATTAGAATTCATTTTCCGATTCTTTGGGGATCTTCAAAATAATGTCTGCCACTCTTTCTCAAGTGATCCCCTAAGGACTAGGGGGGGAAGACAACGTGCAAATTAGAACAACATAAACTTGCCAAGAAGAGAAAAGTAGGTTATGAGTTATGGGAAGGCATGAAGGCAATGGCGTAACCACATcagtctcttaaaagttttttatttttaaataaaaatttgaaatatttatccttatatatatatatatataaagtaccccaccaaatttgagtatttttaaacaaatgtctCTTCAACtaatttttctggctctgctcTGCATGAAGGGAGCCTCCTCGTGGTAACACTCAAGCCCGATTATTGAGAGGTGTGAGGAGCTACCCTCCCCCAGGTGACACGCCGCCGCCCAAAGGGGCGTGATGTCACCATGAGGGAGGCTCCCTTCATGCCTTCCCATAACATGCAAGCCATCCTTTAGAACTCAGattgagaataaaaaaaagacttaGTTTGGATACACACATTCCCAGCTTTCCCTCAAACTCAACAAGGGTTTTCTTGATGGTCCCTCCTGAAAATCAGGACTGCTTTTTACATATCATGATGACATCATCTACAAGGAACATGGCCAGAGAAAATAGGTAACAAGAGgagagtttgaaattttttatcatGTTCACCAAATCATTTTAGTTTAGCGAGAACATCTCCATAACCACAATAAATGAGGGGTGACATAAGAAGGAGCCAGCAAAGTGGTAGACAGAATTTTTAGATCTTTAAAGGGTagcaatatgtaaatgaaaaaaaatggccTTGTgttatcaatataaaaaataaatagtttttgtgggtctgtgtgggcaactgcccacacaagctcTGGCATGCGCCTCGGCCTCGGATTATGAGTGTTGTAATGAACGAATATGCATTTCACGTAAAGTAATTAACGATTGATTAGGACAAACCACCGCATGCACAGGCAGGAAATGCGCCTCTTATGTAATCATGTCGAtataaattcaataaaaaaataagcgTTCAGTAGTTTGCTACCAAAATTTTCGTTTGACGCCCAAAAGTTtagatttattttgaaatatgacGTGCTTTGCTTTCTGAATTTACTGATACATGGCGCTACCAACTTTAAAATTGACAAAACCCTTCATTTTTGTGGCTAGTTGCAGTGGATTTGAAGGCCTAATTAACCCAACGTTACTACTTGATGCTTGGGTTGTTTGATATAAAGTTGCATTGATGAGTTTTAGCAATAGAAAAAAAGACGCCCCAGTCTTTTAGACTGAAGAAAAATTGTACCTAATGGTAAACATGCACtttagagatagagagagaaagagggagagagaaacttgGTGTTTTCTtgagttgtaaaaaaaaaaaaacacctaaaTTTAAAGAAACGCTTCTTTGTCTACACACTTAaaagaggtgaaaaaaaaacatggaaattgagaaattttcatgtttatgaaaGTGATAGGTTTTCTTGACGTTGACTTTAGTGTTATGGTATTTCACTTGCGATGTATATTGTTATAACAAATAATCTGTTTTACAAATATTGAGACAACTTTGATATGTATCggagaaaatttaaaaaagtcTTGTTTTTGAGATTTGAGACAAAGTGATGTGTCCCAAATGaaatttcaaactttctttcattttgtacaCCAGGAACAGGGAATTCATGGCTTATTAAATGGAAGCATACATCTCTTTTCTTTGGATGACGAAGCTTTTTCATCACTTGAAGAGAATCTTAGCCATGTGAATGCAACATAAAGACCCTCTTGACTtttttcaagcaaaaaaaaaaatcactctcATAATAATAAATTGATAGTTTGGGCGTCCACAATTTGTGACATCCTTCAATATAACGGTAACATGTTTTCGATATTAAAGCACTTAAGCATGAACTTTTAAATTAAACTGTATGTGCTTTTTATTAGCGAATCAAATACAgacatttaaactttttttaaaggTGGTgtaaaaagaatcaaatgcctTTTCCCATATGATTGGAAATGTTGTCGTTTATTATATTGGGGAAATCTTAAAGTTAATGGGCCGATTCATGAGGCAAAATGAATGGAGTTTTCCATTGAGTGCTCAACCAGACTGCGATATTCTTAATTGGTAAAACTCTCGAAACCTTGGTCTCGAAGGAAAGCAAACCAAAAAATCTGTCCCCATGGCCGTCATTTTCAGGCAGCCGAGAAACGAGCCATCTCATTATCACTACGTGTCCGCATCACTGTGGGGCAATTTTCTATCTCCATTTCATTGTGATCATGCGTGTGCTCTGCCCGGAACAGTCTGATCGTCATAAAAAATTAGCTTGAGATCTAAGCAGTTGTCTTCATGGTGCTTCAGCTTTTCCAGAACCAGATAACCCACAAACTTTTTCGCTGTAAAGCAGATAATTGGTCTCTCTGTTCATTATCTCACTTTTGTGCAAACAAAATTCGATTCAGACATCTCATTTGGataacatttttataaaaatcttGTATCTTTTTCGTTCCCTACATGATGCAGGGGACAGCCCCGATCATAATTGACTGCTAGTTCTTAAACCAATTGACAAAAAGTGGCCGGTGGTCGCAACTATAACCTTCTTCGGCTGATGCCGGCGAACCTCACCGGAGCATCCTCCCAGCTGGGCGTTGGGACGGCGAACCCGCCCCTCTTCctaccgttttttttttttgggttttacaATTCTTTTTTAAAACAGATTATTCGATCATTAAAATTCGGCCTAGGCATTAGGCCGGTCCAATCCAGCCTTACAAAGAGTCGTCGGGTTCTGGCCGGCCCAGCtctcttaaaataaaaaaataattttaatgtaaaataatatataaatataattatttattataaaatattataattaaatatataaatcaataaaaataatattaaaaaattttatcagGTTGAACCGAGCTTAGTCAACCCACTCGAGCCAATCTGATAACTTATCAAGCCAATCCGACGTCTTTTCTTTGGGTCCGAGTCTAAGCTTGGGTTGAACAAGTACCAGCCACATTAAAATTGAACAACCAATGGATAGAAGTTGAAGAAAACGAGAGAACAAACAAGTTATGGATAGCTACAGCCACCATTCGCTAACTAGATACAATGCTGCCGTGTATTGGGGATAGTCTAGTATGGTTAAAATGTAACAATTTCTtactaaaaagataaaaattatcATTAAAATTACTATAAACCATCATTGTGCCATGATTTTTGGCTGGTTAATGATAATCTAATGactatttttcaataattttttaaatttataaccATATGCTAATATCCAGTGCACGACAACattgagtttatatatatatataactacaaTTTAATTTTACTGGATGATGCAAATTTTAAGAATTGTGATTTGTGAGATGTTATTGGATGATTAAATTTCAACATTATGGTTTACAAAATAATTGCTACGTTTCGCAATCGCAATgatttgtgaaaaataattGCTACGTTTAGGATTAGGAATGAtttgtgaaaagaaagatgaagaatcAATCCACCAGTCACAATCATTATTTACTACCCACCGCCCAATCTGAATTGCAATTTACGCTTTTGATTTATTTTGGAATAAGTCTGCTACATCTTCATAATTACTTACAACACTATAGTCATATAAAAGCGATATTGACATTTTCTAAGAGTTTAATAATCAATCGAAAAAAATTAGCTTTTAAGATCATTATTATGCATATTTGAAGGTTTATTCATGTCATTTTCGTAGTTCtaaatacaaaacaaaacatcTGCATAACtattattttttgcaaaaaaataaaataaaattatgtgTTGAAAGAACTGGGAGAGAGAATGGCACATGGCATGTCTCATGTCACATCATCGGGGCCTGAGTGAGACTCCACATGGCGCAGAGTTAAAATTGTTTTATTTACttatataaatttcatcatttttttagttttttttttatatatgaatgccctataaagtttaaaatttaaatttaaatttatagtgttcttcaacaaaaaatttcttgttcTGCCACTAGGAAGAACAGGGCATGGACACTCTCCTTCCAGTCACATGGACGGCTCCATTGTTgctttttatatcaaaatattctCCGATGAAGCACGTTTGTACCTGAGGATTCCTGACTAGAAATTTAGGGTTGACAGTAAGAATCGAATCAGTGATGAGTATAGAAGGTTATGCACTATGGATAGCGATGATTTCAACGCACCAAGGTAGAGACATCGCTTCTGATGAAGATTACGGCAGTAGTtacataaataaagaaagataaaTCTCTATTGTAACAGGTTCTATTATTTAGGAGCAATCTTTGAGAATAGTTGTAGAGATCCTTATAAATATAAGGGActtgttttatgaattttaagGCCGA
This genomic interval carries:
- the LOC116261526 gene encoding glycosylinositol phosphorylceramide mannosyl transferase 1, with the translated sequence MSSKMGLSVGNSNACNVGGVGIAIGGGLYSPAKEKAANRGAYSYNGRWWQPLRRIRQILVSAAAARIKLLLPICMLFAVLLLAGRTASLMGWRSSSVSPAKGGYTVLINTWKRNSLLKQSVAHYASCIGTDAIHVVWSESDPPSEDLKMYLRKIVEAKSQSAHKPNLRFDLNEEDNLNNRFKPIKDLRTEAIFSVDDDVIVPCKTLDFASTVWQSASNTMVGFVPRMHWLDEENASTAYYKYGGWWSVWWMGTYSMVLSKAAFFHRKYLDLYTYRMPTSIHDYVTQERNCEDIAMSLLVANATGIPPIWVKGKIYEIGSSGISSLKGHSRARNKCLNDFIALYGTMPLVPTNVKVVDAQGEWFW